One Phocaeicola dorei genomic region harbors:
- a CDS encoding helix-turn-helix domain-containing protein, translated as MFNELKTKDDAWMQSIHERIDRLSAMIDGIFGDGAVPPKEDVYLCDSEVACMLKVSRRTLGEYRSNGTLPYYVLGGKVLYKRSEIEQVLEREYRSVGKARGSG; from the coding sequence ATGTTTAATGAATTGAAAACGAAAGACGATGCGTGGATGCAGTCCATCCACGAGCGTATCGACCGGCTGTCGGCGATGATTGACGGCATTTTCGGAGATGGCGCGGTTCCGCCAAAAGAAGACGTGTACCTGTGCGACAGTGAGGTGGCGTGTATGCTGAAAGTCAGCCGCAGGACATTGGGCGAGTATCGGAGCAACGGCACGCTGCCTTACTATGTACTTGGTGGCAAGGTCTTGTACAAGAGGAGCGAGATCGAGCAGGTGTTGGAACGGGAATATAGGAGTGTCGGCAAGGCGCGGGGAAGCGGATGA
- a CDS encoding IS5 family transposase, translating to MKTGSLHAIVVKKTHSIKNNLLCTNNLRIVWLSSTYKGHVHDKKICDEEPLLLPKGIRLWQDTGFIGHKPDGVEICMPKKKPKGKELTCVEKQENKRISGVRIKVEHAIGGMKKCRIVKERFRCHKFGFEDMVILIACGLHNFRISHKMSHITN from the coding sequence ATGAAGACTGGCAGTCTGCATGCTATAGTGGTAAAAAAAACTCATAGCATAAAGAATAACCTGTTATGTACTAACAATCTTCGGATTGTATGGTTGAGCTCCACATACAAAGGTCATGTCCATGACAAAAAGATTTGTGATGAAGAACCTCTTCTACTTCCCAAAGGTATTAGGCTCTGGCAGGATACAGGTTTCATCGGACACAAACCGGATGGAGTTGAAATATGCATGCCCAAAAAGAAACCTAAAGGGAAAGAGCTTACTTGTGTTGAAAAACAAGAGAACAAGCGGATTTCCGGAGTTAGGATTAAAGTGGAGCATGCCATAGGTGGTATGAAAAAATGCCGTATTGTCAAAGAACGATTCAGATGCCATAAATTCGGTTTCGAAGATATGGTGATTCTTATTGCTTGTGGATTACACAACTTCAGAATCAGTCACAAAATGAGTCATATAACAAATTAA
- a CDS encoding methylglyoxal synthase, protein METIVRRIGLVAHDAMKKDMIEWVLWNSERLIGHKFYCTGTTGTLIKKALEEKHPEIKWDITILKSGPLGGDQQIGSRIVEGEIDYLFFFTDPMTLQPHDTDVKALTRLAGVENIVFCCNRSTADHIITSPLFTDLTYERIHPDYTNYTQRFENKGIISEAVEQVKKRRNKSENNISK, encoded by the coding sequence ATGGAAACAATTGTTCGTAGAATTGGACTTGTTGCACACGATGCAATGAAAAAAGACATGATAGAGTGGGTTCTCTGGAACTCGGAACGTCTGATAGGACATAAATTCTATTGTACGGGTACAACCGGTACACTAATTAAAAAAGCCCTTGAAGAAAAACATCCTGAAATCAAATGGGATATCACAATCCTGAAATCTGGTCCTTTAGGAGGTGACCAGCAAATTGGTTCGCGGATCGTAGAAGGAGAAATAGACTATCTGTTCTTTTTTACAGATCCGATGACACTACAGCCGCATGATACGGATGTGAAAGCATTGACCAGACTGGCTGGAGTTGAAAATATTGTTTTCTGCTGTAACCGTTCGACTGCGGACCACATTATTACGAGTCCCTTATTCACTGACCTAACTTACGAACGTATTCACCCGGATTACACCAATTACACGCAGCGTTTTGAAAACAAGGGAATCATATCTGAAGCAGTGGAGCAAGTGAAAAAGCGGAGGAATAAAAGTGAGAATAACATTTCTAAATGA
- a CDS encoding helix-turn-helix domain-containing protein, with protein sequence MNITAILPWKVKCANVYLTTVLSLIQDKMFFILVYLKTNPLQELHAIQFEMTQPQANRWIHLLSEILRRTLKTLGELPDRNSKRLIHILQGCEEVLLDGTERPIQRPLDEDWQSACYSGKKNS encoded by the coding sequence ATGAATATTACAGCCATTTTACCTTGGAAGGTAAAGTGCGCCAACGTATATCTTACAACAGTGTTGTCTCTGATTCAGGACAAAATGTTCTTCATATTGGTATATCTGAAGACCAATCCCCTTCAGGAACTCCATGCTATTCAGTTTGAGATGACCCAGCCCCAGGCCAATAGATGGATTCACCTTCTTTCTGAGATTCTCCGGCGTACATTGAAAACGCTTGGTGAATTGCCTGACCGTAACTCCAAACGTCTGATACACATTCTTCAAGGGTGCGAAGAAGTCTTGTTGGACGGAACCGAGCGACCTATTCAGCGTCCTTTGGATGAAGACTGGCAGTCTGCATGCTATAGTGGTAAAAAAAACTCATAG
- a CDS encoding DUF4251 domain-containing protein codes for MKKIILLVFVTLFCCIDYSQAQTTEKKMTRQEKKEAQKAMEQALFEEARQAIENKAFTLEADRVIFKRGRNAFVSSNTNFVMVDDDRASVQVAFNIPASGPNGLGGVTVDGNVSGYKIKTDKKGTMYLTMSVMGVGISAQVSITLPHGSNNATVDIRPNFNSNRLTLSGELLPLDKSNVFKGRSF; via the coding sequence ATGAAAAAGATTATTTTATTAGTATTCGTCACCTTGTTTTGCTGCATAGACTACTCACAAGCACAAACAACAGAAAAGAAAATGACACGTCAGGAAAAGAAAGAGGCGCAAAAAGCCATGGAACAAGCCTTGTTCGAAGAAGCCAGACAAGCTATAGAAAACAAAGCTTTCACACTGGAAGCTGACCGGGTTATATTTAAAAGAGGCAGAAATGCCTTTGTTTCTTCTAATACCAATTTTGTAATGGTAGACGACGATAGAGCATCCGTACAGGTAGCGTTTAACATTCCTGCCAGCGGCCCTAACGGATTAGGAGGTGTCACTGTAGACGGCAATGTTTCCGGTTACAAGATCAAAACCGACAAGAAAGGAACCATGTATCTGACAATGAGTGTAATGGGGGTGGGTATATCTGCTCAGGTAAGCATAACATTACCTCATGGAAGCAACAATGCCACCGTAGATATACGGCCCAACTTCAATTCCAACCGCCTGACTTTATCCGGTGAACTACTGCCGCTTGACAAGTCAAATGTATTTAAAGGAAGGTCTTTCTAA